One genomic segment of Rivularia sp. PCC 7116 includes these proteins:
- the crtO gene encoding beta-carotene ketolase CrtO, with amino-acid sequence MQQYDVVIIGAGHNGLVCAAYLLKAGYTVALLEKRAVPGGAATTEEILPKEAPGFKFNLCAIDHEFIHLGPVEEELELKKYGLEYLYCDPVVFCPHPDGKYFLGHKSLDKTCAEIARYSERDAAKYKEFTEYWQRALGAMIPMFNAPPKSILDIAGNYDITKIKDLFSVIGSPSKTLDFVRNMLTSGEDILNEWFDSEFLKAPLARLCAELGAPPSQKTLAIGAIMMAMRHNPGMARPRGGTGALTKALVNCVTSHGGVIFTEQHVEKVLIDDGKAVGVRVAGGKEYRAKEAVISNIDAKRLFMQMIDKSESDAADPDLHERLKRRIVNNNETILKIDLALNEPLRFEHHEHKDEYLVGSILIADSVHHVEQAHSLCTLGQIPDENPSMYAVLPSYLDPTLAPPGKHTLWIEFFAPYQIKDANGTGLNGTGWTDELKNKVADRVIDKLADYAPNVKDATIARAVESPAELGERLGAYKGNYYHVDMTLDQMIFFRPLPEIANYKTPLENLYLTGAGTHPGGSISGMPGRNCARVLLQNKQPMQMSLKDAKEAITSTFESMFKK; translated from the coding sequence ATGCAACAGTATGATGTTGTAATTATCGGTGCAGGGCACAACGGATTAGTTTGTGCTGCTTACTTATTGAAAGCTGGCTACACTGTAGCTTTATTAGAAAAACGTGCGGTACCTGGTGGTGCTGCCACAACAGAGGAAATTTTACCTAAAGAAGCACCCGGATTTAAATTTAATTTGTGTGCGATCGACCACGAATTTATCCACCTCGGGCCAGTTGAAGAGGAATTAGAATTAAAAAAATACGGATTGGAATATTTATATTGCGACCCAGTTGTATTTTGTCCCCATCCAGACGGAAAATATTTCTTGGGACACAAATCTTTAGACAAAACCTGTGCGGAAATAGCTCGTTATTCTGAGCGCGATGCTGCAAAGTATAAGGAATTTACTGAATATTGGCAGCGTGCATTAGGTGCAATGATTCCGATGTTCAACGCACCACCGAAGTCAATCTTAGATATTGCTGGTAACTACGATATTACTAAGATAAAAGATTTGTTTTCAGTAATTGGCTCTCCCTCGAAAACCCTGGATTTTGTACGCAACATGTTAACCAGCGGAGAGGATATTCTCAACGAGTGGTTTGATTCAGAATTTCTCAAAGCACCTTTAGCAAGACTTTGTGCCGAACTTGGTGCCCCACCTTCACAAAAAACCTTGGCAATTGGTGCGATAATGATGGCGATGCGTCACAATCCGGGGATGGCAAGACCTCGTGGTGGAACTGGTGCATTAACTAAAGCATTAGTAAATTGCGTCACAAGTCATGGTGGCGTTATTTTTACCGAGCAACACGTGGAAAAAGTGTTGATTGATGACGGTAAAGCTGTTGGCGTTCGCGTTGCAGGTGGTAAAGAATATCGCGCTAAAGAAGCGGTAATTTCTAACATTGATGCAAAAAGATTATTCATGCAAATGATTGATAAGAGCGAATCAGATGCAGCAGATCCAGACTTACATGAAAGGTTGAAGCGCCGTATTGTCAATAATAACGAAACCATCCTTAAAATTGACTTAGCATTAAACGAACCGCTACGCTTTGAACACCACGAACACAAAGATGAATATTTAGTTGGTTCAATCTTAATTGCTGATTCAGTTCATCATGTAGAACAAGCTCATAGCTTGTGTACCTTGGGACAAATTCCCGATGAAAATCCATCAATGTATGCCGTCTTGCCAAGTTATTTAGACCCAACTTTAGCACCTCCAGGAAAGCATACTTTGTGGATTGAATTCTTTGCTCCCTATCAAATCAAAGATGCTAACGGTACTGGTTTAAATGGTACTGGCTGGACTGATGAATTGAAAAATAAAGTAGCTGATAGAGTCATAGATAAACTAGCAGATTACGCGCCAAACGTAAAAGATGCAACTATTGCTCGTGCTGTAGAAAGTCCCGCAGAATTAGGTGAAAGATTGGGTGCTTATAAGGGGAATTACTATCACGTTGATATGACATTGGATCAGATGATTTTCTTCCGTCCCCTACCCGAAATCGCCAATTATAAAACACCACTTGAAAACCTGTATTTAACAGGAGCCGGAACCCATCCAGGCGGTTCAATTTCCGGAATGCCGGGACGTAACTGTGCTAGGGTATTGTTGCAGAACAAGCAACCCATGCAGATGAGTTTGAAGGATGCAAAAGAAGCGATTACTTCTACATTTGAGTCGATGTTTAAGAAGTAA
- a CDS encoding sodium:proton antiporter — MVDVYILNLLVVGLLLLFVTLGSGVISRSPFSYAIIYLIVGIAIGPYGFGLIELRHDGIFNVELLKRLTELVVIISVFGCGLKIARPLKLSAWSITIRLITILMPISIFAIAAVGKFFLGMEWGTAILLGAILAPTDPVLASAIQLKDTKDNDELRFGLTSEGGLNDALAFPFVYFGLYALKDNNWDNWIKSWVGVDLIWAIGTGIIMGFIVAKAIVWLDMKIKERHPVDDLMEDFIALSAVFLTYSLTEVVNGYGFLAVFIAGLVMQKSYHNSEKPSAQLEFIEQVEKLLEIGTILLLGTILLYQPVVDFASQSILIILFLFLVIRPLGVFISTIGKRTIKNPQNQKMYPQKRWLFGWFGIRGVGSLYYLAYALDNGLKGALAEQISWITYTTVVASVLLHGVSATPLMSWYNKHVASKIKSTA, encoded by the coding sequence ATGGTGGATGTTTATATTCTGAATCTACTTGTCGTTGGTTTACTCTTGCTTTTTGTTACTTTGGGTTCTGGTGTAATTTCGCGATCGCCTTTTTCCTATGCCATTATTTATTTAATAGTTGGCATTGCAATTGGACCTTATGGTTTTGGTTTAATTGAATTACGTCACGACGGTATATTTAATGTTGAATTACTCAAACGGTTAACAGAATTAGTAGTTATTATATCTGTATTTGGTTGCGGTTTAAAAATTGCTCGTCCTTTAAAATTAAGTGCTTGGAGTATTACAATTCGGCTCATCACAATTTTGATGCCGATATCAATTTTTGCAATTGCTGCTGTAGGGAAATTCTTTTTAGGAATGGAATGGGGTACGGCAATTTTATTAGGAGCAATTTTAGCTCCTACTGACCCGGTTTTAGCTTCTGCTATACAGTTAAAAGATACAAAAGATAACGATGAATTACGTTTTGGTTTAACTAGCGAAGGTGGATTAAATGATGCCTTAGCTTTCCCTTTCGTATATTTTGGTCTTTATGCTCTTAAAGATAATAATTGGGATAATTGGATTAAATCCTGGGTAGGAGTAGATTTAATTTGGGCGATTGGTACTGGCATTATTATGGGCTTTATCGTTGCTAAAGCTATAGTCTGGCTGGATATGAAAATCAAAGAACGTCATCCCGTAGACGACTTGATGGAAGATTTTATCGCTTTAAGCGCTGTTTTTCTCACCTATTCTCTAACAGAAGTTGTCAATGGCTATGGTTTTTTAGCAGTATTTATAGCTGGTTTAGTAATGCAAAAAAGTTACCATAACTCAGAAAAACCATCAGCGCAATTAGAATTTATCGAGCAAGTAGAGAAGCTTCTAGAAATAGGAACAATTTTACTGCTAGGAACGATTTTACTATATCAACCAGTAGTTGATTTTGCATCTCAATCAATTCTAATAATTTTATTTCTTTTCTTGGTAATTAGACCTTTGGGAGTCTTCATTAGTACAATTGGTAAACGTACTATCAAAAATCCACAAAATCAAAAAATGTATCCCCAGAAGCGCTGGTTATTCGGTTGGTTTGGTATACGTGGAGTTGGTTCTTTATACTATCTTGCCTATGCTCTTGATAACGGCTTAAAAGGAGCATTAGCCGAACAAATTTCTTGGATAACTTATACTACTGTTGTTGCTTCAGTACTGCTACATGGGGTTAGCGCAACTCCATTAATGAGTTGGTATAACAAACATGTTGCGAGTAAAATCAAATCTACGGCTTAA
- a CDS encoding cytochrome P450 produces MEQVKGPKTPKFAQLIEWIFNPLQMMEKSAKAYGDKFKLFLVGDNPSVFVHHPQAIKEIFTASPDKFDSGRGNQIIASLLGEQSLVLLDGSQHQRQRKLLTPPFHGDRMKSYGDLICKITEEVISDWKIGEPFAVRTSIQEISLRVILQAVFGLNEGERYDEIKQLIASVLDVSGSPLRAMLVFVPLLQKDLGAWSPWGHFLRQQKRLDDLLYAEIEERRDNPDASREDILSLMMAARDEQGQPMTNKEIRDELMTLLVAGHETTASSLTWAFYWIHHLPEVKEKLLAELDKVDTSDDLSLIAKLPYLNGVCAETLRIYPIALIAFPRINKAPIKIMDCEYPAETWLTPCIYLTHHREDLYPEPKQFKPERFIEKQYSPYEYLPFGGGNRRCIGMAFALFEMKLVLTTVLQKLDLAIVNNQEVKPTRRGGTLAPSDGKWLVATAKRNMKVKVEV; encoded by the coding sequence ATGGAACAGGTAAAAGGACCAAAAACTCCTAAATTTGCTCAATTGATTGAGTGGATTTTCAACCCGTTGCAGATGATGGAAAAATCTGCGAAAGCTTATGGAGATAAATTTAAATTATTCTTAGTTGGCGATAATCCCTCAGTATTTGTCCACCATCCCCAAGCCATTAAAGAAATTTTTACCGCCAGCCCTGATAAATTTGATTCTGGGAGAGGAAACCAAATAATTGCATCTTTACTAGGAGAACAATCTCTAGTTTTGCTCGACGGTAGCCAGCATCAACGTCAGCGCAAATTATTAACGCCACCGTTTCATGGAGACAGAATGAAATCCTATGGTGATTTGATTTGTAAAATCACCGAAGAAGTAATTAGTGATTGGAAAATTGGCGAACCTTTTGCAGTTCGCACTTCCATACAAGAAATTTCGCTTAGAGTTATTTTGCAAGCGGTATTCGGACTTAATGAAGGGGAACGTTACGACGAAATCAAGCAGTTAATCGCTTCAGTATTAGATGTATCCGGTTCTCCTTTACGGGCTATGCTAGTATTCGTACCTTTGCTACAAAAAGATTTAGGTGCTTGGAGTCCCTGGGGTCATTTTCTAAGACAGCAAAAGCGATTAGATGATTTGCTGTACGCCGAAATTGAAGAACGCAGAGATAACCCGGATGCATCTCGTGAGGATATTTTATCTTTAATGATGGCTGCAAGGGATGAACAAGGGCAGCCAATGACAAATAAAGAAATCCGCGATGAGTTGATGACTTTATTAGTCGCAGGGCACGAAACTACTGCTTCATCATTAACTTGGGCATTTTACTGGATTCATCATCTTCCTGAAGTTAAGGAAAAACTATTAGCAGAGTTAGATAAAGTTGATACAAGTGATGATTTGAGCTTAATTGCTAAATTACCTTATCTAAATGGAGTTTGTGCCGAAACATTACGCATTTATCCCATTGCTTTAATTGCTTTTCCCCGAATTAACAAAGCGCCAATTAAAATAATGGATTGCGAATATCCCGCAGAAACATGGTTAACACCTTGTATTTATTTAACCCATCATCGCGAAGATTTGTATCCAGAACCAAAACAATTTAAACCAGAAAGATTTATTGAGAAACAGTATTCACCTTACGAATATTTACCCTTCGGAGGTGGCAATCGTCGCTGTATTGGTATGGCGTTTGCCCTGTTTGAAATGAAACTAGTATTAACAACAGTTTTGCAAAAATTAGACTTAGCTATAGTTAACAACCAAGAAGTTAAACCAACTCGTCGCGGAGGTACTTTGGCACCTTCAGATGGTAAATGGTTGGTAGCAACTGCAAAAAGAAATATGAAAGTAAAAGTAGAGGTTTGA
- a CDS encoding saccharopine dehydrogenase family protein: protein MTQRVLILGGRGRIGNSVAQDIAKHTQAEITVTGRKAIEKQQESSFKHLALDLSDTERLRELISNSDILVHCAGPFHYRDTSVLQICIEQGINYVDVSDHRSYTSKVLALHEQAAQKGVTAIINTGIFPGISNSMVRQCVEQFDEPENIHLSYVVAGSGGAGVTVMRTTFLGLQNPFQVWINGKWETVKPYTERETVAFPEPYGKSGVYWFDMPETFTLPKAFPTVKSVITKFGSVPDFYNHLTWIAANIFPKSWIQNSGGVEFLSQVSHFMTDVSDNFSGIGVAIRSEVVGIKDGLTRSYCSTLAHENTSIAAGYGTGSIAQLLLASKLKKPGVHTVEEALPTDLFAETMHERNVKINQYWL, encoded by the coding sequence ATGACACAACGGGTTTTAATTTTAGGGGGAAGAGGACGTATAGGTAACAGCGTTGCTCAAGATATAGCCAAGCATACGCAAGCAGAAATTACTGTTACCGGACGCAAAGCTATAGAAAAGCAGCAAGAAAGCAGTTTCAAACACCTTGCTTTAGATTTAAGCGATACCGAACGATTACGCGAACTTATTTCTAATAGTGATATTTTGGTTCATTGCGCTGGTCCTTTTCACTACCGAGATACTTCCGTTTTGCAAATCTGCATTGAGCAAGGTATCAACTATGTAGATGTTAGCGACCATCGTTCTTATACTAGTAAAGTATTAGCGCTTCACGAACAAGCTGCACAAAAAGGTGTAACGGCAATCATTAATACAGGCATTTTTCCCGGTATTTCTAATAGTATGGTGCGTCAGTGCGTGGAACAATTTGATGAACCAGAAAATATTCATTTGAGTTATGTTGTAGCGGGTTCCGGTGGCGCTGGTGTTACGGTAATGCGAACTACTTTTCTAGGCTTACAAAATCCTTTTCAAGTCTGGATAAATGGAAAATGGGAAACGGTTAAACCATATACGGAGAGAGAAACTGTTGCTTTTCCCGAACCTTACGGAAAAAGTGGGGTTTACTGGTTTGATATGCCCGAAACATTCACTTTACCTAAAGCTTTTCCCACAGTAAAAAGTGTAATTACTAAGTTTGGTTCAGTTCCCGATTTTTACAACCATTTAACCTGGATAGCGGCAAATATATTCCCTAAATCTTGGATTCAGAATTCTGGTGGTGTAGAGTTTCTATCTCAAGTGAGCCATTTTATGACTGATGTTTCCGATAATTTCAGCGGTATTGGTGTAGCAATTCGCTCGGAAGTGGTGGGAATAAAAGATGGTTTAACAAGAAGTTATTGCTCAACTTTAGCTCATGAGAATACCTCAATAGCTGCCGGTTATGGTACGGGTAGTATAGCTCAATTGCTACTTGCAAGTAAGTTGAAGAAACCAGGAGTCCATACTGTAGAAGAAGCTTTACCAACAGATTTATTTGCAGAAACGATGCATGAAAGGAATGTAAAAATTAACCAATACTGGTTGTAG
- a CDS encoding HNH endonuclease yields MTYDHIQLLSKGGKTSFKNLCLACRSCNELKSDYTEAMDPLTGETAPIFNPRTQIWFDNFKWSPDSTKVEGLTAIGRATIVALRMNNAVIVVARRR; encoded by the coding sequence ATGACTTATGACCATATTCAACTGCTTTCAAAAGGTGGAAAAACTAGCTTTAAAAATCTTTGTTTAGCTTGTCGCTCATGTAATGAATTGAAGTCAGATTATACCGAAGCTATGGACCCTTTAACAGGAGAAACTGCACCAATATTTAATCCTCGCACACAAATATGGTTTGATAATTTTAAATGGAGTCCAGATAGCACAAAGGTTGAAGGTTTGACAGCAATTGGTAGAGCGACAATTGTTGCTCTTAGAATGAACAACGCTGTTATTGTTGTAGCTAGAAGGCGATGA
- a CDS encoding response regulator produces MAYSDCIQQRHTNCISRLFSINFNDYWKKRLSIFSGNSLVLIVDNDADNLQLTKQIVKLLGYRAITAKDGESALKLIEKHQFALVLLEVMLPEIDGINVARYLRENQNLVPVIALTSLPSHMFRDEALMAGCNGYIEKPFQIEYLEAAIKQLLFVPASSLINPVKP; encoded by the coding sequence ATGGCTTATTCTGATTGTATTCAACAGAGGCATACAAATTGCATTTCGAGGCTGTTTTCTATTAATTTTAATGATTATTGGAAAAAGCGTTTATCTATATTTTCTGGAAATTCACTTGTTTTAATTGTTGATAATGATGCTGATAACTTGCAGTTAACTAAACAAATAGTCAAGTTATTGGGCTACCGCGCTATTACCGCAAAAGATGGGGAAAGTGCTTTAAAATTAATAGAGAAACATCAATTTGCCTTAGTGTTGTTAGAAGTAATGTTGCCCGAAATAGACGGTATTAATGTTGCTAGATATTTGAGAGAAAATCAAAATTTAGTTCCGGTAATTGCTCTAACTAGTTTACCCAGCCATATGTTTCGAGATGAAGCTTTGATGGCAGGTTGTAATGGGTATATTGAAAAACCTTTTCAAATAGAGTATTTAGAAGCTGCGATTAAGCAACTTCTTTTTGTTCCAGCATCTTCATTAATTAACCCTGTTAAGCCGTAG
- a CDS encoding DUF2993 domain-containing protein, which yields MVKLNLEVQTDFLKAIQGKADGVSFQGKGLKLQDISLTEFQIQTDEVDINPLKVLFGEVELNQPINAQTKIVAKEADINQALQLDLVRQLLHDFFTFHTEESIVSIYPQNVQFRLPGNKKIQIEGEIILDSGAEKKPLGFVADVRLESLEKPIVLDSFKCNTTEGIELEIMVALIDKIHKLRKSPYFKLKDAAFRVNTLEVQKGSIIILAQAQLAKIPDNIPSSE from the coding sequence ATGGTTAAACTAAATCTCGAGGTACAAACAGATTTTCTTAAAGCAATTCAAGGTAAAGCAGACGGTGTTTCATTTCAAGGAAAAGGATTAAAATTACAAGATATTAGCCTTACTGAGTTTCAAATACAAACCGATGAGGTTGATATCAATCCACTTAAGGTTTTATTTGGCGAAGTTGAATTAAATCAGCCGATAAATGCACAGACTAAAATAGTAGCCAAAGAAGCTGATATTAATCAAGCTTTACAATTAGATTTAGTTCGCCAGCTATTGCACGATTTTTTTACCTTCCATACCGAAGAATCAATCGTCAGTATCTATCCGCAAAACGTTCAGTTTCGTTTGCCGGGAAATAAGAAAATTCAAATAGAAGGAGAAATAATTTTAGATTCAGGTGCAGAAAAAAAGCCTTTAGGTTTTGTAGCAGATGTTCGTCTGGAATCTTTAGAAAAGCCAATCGTGCTTGACAGCTTTAAATGCAATACGACCGAAGGAATCGAATTAGAAATTATGGTGGCGTTAATAGATAAAATCCATAAGCTGCGGAAATCGCCTTATTTTAAATTAAAAGATGCAGCATTCAGAGTTAATACTCTAGAAGTACAAAAAGGTAGTATAATCATTTTGGCACAAGCCCAACTTGCAAAAATTCCCGATAACATACCCTCTTCGGAATAA